The Hyla sarda isolate aHylSar1 unplaced genomic scaffold, aHylSar1.hap1 scaffold_558, whole genome shotgun sequence genome includes the window CCCCATTTTTAGGTTAAGCAGCTGGTGCACCCCCATGACAAGCACCCAACATTCCTGTCCGGGGACTGTGCTGCAATTGCCAAGGATTTCTGCTGCCTTAGTGGTGGTTGTATGGGGTATTTGTTCCCCTCCTGGTGGTAGGATAtttgtactgccccctgtggtgctgtagagtgtttgtactgcccccggtggtgctgtagagtgtttgtactgccccctgtggtgctGTAGAGTGTTTGTACTGCCCCCGGTGGTGCTGTAGTGTAtttgtactgccccctgtggtgctGTAGAGTATTTGTACTGCCCCCGGTGGTGCTGTAGAGTGtttgtactgccccctgtggtgctgtagagtgtttgtactgcccccggtggtgctgtagagtatttgtactgccccctgtggtgctGTAGAGTATTTGTACTGCCCCCGATGGTGCTGTAGAGTATTTGCACTGCCCCCGGTGGTGCTGTAGAGTGTTTGTACTGCCCCCGGTGGTGCTGTAGAGTGTTTGTACTGCCCTCGTTGGTGCTGTAGAGTGtttgtactgccccctgtggtgctGTAGAGTATTTGTACTGCCCCCGGTGGTGCTGTAGAGTGTTTGTACTGCCCCCGGTGGTGCTGTAGAGTGtttgtactgccccctgtggtgctgtagagtgtttgtactgcccccggtggtgctgtagagtgtttgtactgcccccggtggtgctgtagagtgtttgtactgcccccggtggtgctgtagagtgtttgtactgccccctgtggtgctgtagagtgtttgtactgccccctgtggtgctgtagagtgtttgtactgcccccggtggtgctgtagagtgtttgtactgcccccgttggtgctgtagagtgtttgtactgcccccggtggtgctgtagagtgtttgtactgcccccggtggtgctgtagagtgtttgtactgcccccggtggtgctgtagagtgtttgtactgcccccggtggtgctgtagagtgtttgtactgcccccggtggtgctgtagagtgtttgtactgcccccggtggtgctgtagagtgtttgtactgcccccggtggtgctgtagagtgtttgtactgcccccggtggtgctgtagagtgtttgtactgcccccggtggtgctgtagagtgtttgtactgcccccggtggtgctgtagagtgtttgtactgcccccggtggtgctgtagagtgtttgtactgcccccgttggtgctgtagagtgtttgtactgcccccggtggtgctgtagagtatttgtactgccccctgtggtgctgtagagtgtttgtactgccccctgtggtgctGTAGAGTGTTTGTACTGCCCCCGGTGGTGCTGTAGAGTGTTTGTACTGCCCCCGGTGGTGCTGTAGAGTATTTGTACTGCCCCCGGTGGTGCTGTAGAGTGTTTGTACTGCCCCCGGTGGTGCTGTAGAGTGTTTGTACTGCCCCCGATGGTGCTGTAGAGTATTTGTACTGCCCCCGTTGGTGCTGTAGAGTATTTGTACTGCCCCCGATGGTGCTGTAGAGTATTTGTACTGCCCCCGGTGGTGCTGTAGAGTGTTTGTACTGCCCCCGGTGGTGCTGTAGAGTAtttgtactgccccctgtggtgctGTAGAGTGTTTGTACTGCCCCCGGTGGTGCTGTAGAGTGTTTGTACTGCCCCCGTTGGTGCTGTAGAGTGTTTGTACTGCCCCCGGTGGTGCTGTAGAGTGTTTGTACTGCCTCCGGTGGTGCTGTAGAGTGTTTGTACTGCCCCCGGTGGTGCTGTAGAGTGTTTGTACTGCCCCCGTTGGTGCTGTAGAGTGTTTGTACTGCCCCCGGTGGTGCTGTAGAGTAtttgtactgccccctgtggtgctgtagagtgtttgtactgccccctgtggtgctGTAGAGTGTTTGTACTGCCCCCGGTGGTGCTGTAGAGTGTTTGTACTGCCCCCGGTGGTGCTGTAGAGTGTTTGTACTGCCCCCGGTGGTGCTGTAGAGTGTTTGTACTGCCCCCGGTGGTGCTGTAGAGTGTTTGTACTGCCCCCGATGGTGCTGTAGAGTATTTGTACTGCCCCCGTTGGTGCTGTAGAGTATTTGTACTGCCCCCGATGGTGCTGTAGAGTATTTGTACTGCCCCCGGTGGTGCTGTAGAGTGTGTGTACTGCCCCCGGTGGTGCTGTAGAGTAtttgtactgccccctgtggtgctGTAGAGTGTTTGTACTGCCCCCGGTGGTGCTGTAGAGTGTTTGTACTGCCCTCGTTGGTGCTGTAGAGTGTTTGTACTGCCCCCGGTGGTGCTGTAGAGTATTTGTACTGCCCCCGGTGGTGCTGTAGAGTGTTTGTACTGCCCTCGTTGGTGCTGTAGAGTGTTTGTACTGCCCCCGGTGGTGCTGTAGAGTATTTGTACTGCCCCCGGTGGTGCTGTAGAGTATTTGTACTGCCCCCGGTGGTGCTGTAGAGTGTTTGTACTGCCCCCGTTGGTGCTGTAGAGTGTTTGTACTGCCCCCGGTGGTGCTGTAGAGTATTTGTACTGCCCCCGGTGGTGCTGTAGAGTAtttgtactgccccctgtggtgctGTAGAGTAtttgtactgccccctgtggtgctgtagagtgtttgtactgccccctgtggtgctgtagagtgtttgtactgcccccggtggtgctgtagagtgtttgtactgcccccggtggtgctgtagagtatttgtactgcccccggtggtgctgtagagtatttgtactgcccccggtggtgctgtagagtgtttgtactgccccctgtggtgctgtagagtgtttgtactgcccccggtggtgctgtagagtgtttgtactgcccccggtggtgctgtagagtgtttgtactgcccccggtggtgctgtagagtatttgtactgccccctgtggtgctGTAGAGTAtttgtactgccccctgtggtgctGTAGAGTATTTGTACTGCCCCCGGTGGTGCTGTAGAGTGTTTGTACTGCCCCCGGTGGTGCTGTAGAGTAtttgtactgccccctgtggtgctGTAGAGTATTTGTACTGCCCCCGGTGGTGCTGTAGAGTGTTTGTACTGCCCCCGGTGGTGCTGTAGAGTGTTTGTACTGCCCCCGGTGGTGCTGTAGAGTGTTTGTACTGCCCCCGGTGGTGCTGTAGAGTGTTTGTACTGCCCCCGGTGGTGCTGTAGAGTGTTTGTACTGCCCCCGGTGGTGCTGTAGAGTAtttgtactgccccctgtggtgctGTAGAGTATTTGTACTGCCCCCGATGGTGCTGTAGAGTATTTGTACTGCCCCCGGTGGTGCTGTAGAGTGtttgtactgccccctgtggtgctGTAGAGTAtttgtactgccccctgtggtgctGTAGAGTGTTTGTACTGCCCCCGGTGGTGCTGTAGAGTGTTTGTACTTCCCCCAGTGGTGCTGTAGAGTATTTGTACTGCCCCCGGTGGTGCTGTAGAGTGTTTGTACTGCCCCCGGTGGTGCTGTAGAGTATTTGTACTGCCCCTGATGGTGCTGTAGAGTAtttgtactgccccctgtggtgctgtagagtgtttgtactgcccccggtggtgctgtagagtatttgtactgcccccggtggtgctgtagagtgtttgtactgcccccggtggtgctgtagagtgtttgtactgcccccggtggtgctgtagagtgtttgtactgcccccggtggtgctgtagagtatttatactgccccctgtggtgctGTAGAGTAtttgtactgccccctgtggtgctGTAGAGTATTTGTACTGCCCCCGATGGTGCTGTAGAGTATTTGTACTGCCCCCGGTGGTGCTGTAGAGTGTTTGTACTGCCCCCGGTGGTGCTGTAGAGTAtttgtactgccccctgtggtgctGTAGAGTATTTGCACTGCCCCTGATGGTGCTGTAGAGTATTTGCACTGCCCCCGGTGGTGCTGTAGAGTGTTTGTACTGCCCCCGGTGGTGCTGTAGAGTATTTGTACTGCCCCTGATGGTGCTGTAGAGTATTTGCACTGCCCCCGGTGGTGCTGTAGAGTGtttgtactgccccctgtggtgctGTAGAGTATTTGTACTGCCCCCGGTGGTGCTGTAGAGTGTTTGTACTGCCCCCGGTGGTGCTGTAGAGTAtttgtactgccccctgtggtgctGTAGAGTATTTGTACTGCCCCCGTTGGTGCTGTAGAGTGTTTGTACTGCCCTCGTTGGTGCTGTAGAGTGTTTGTACTGCCCCCGGTGGTGCTGTAGAGTATTTGTACTGCCCCCGGTGGTGCTGTAGAGTGTTTGTACTGCCCCCGGTGGTGCTGTAGAGTGTTTGTACTGCCCCCGGTGGTGCTGTAGAGTGTTTGTACTGCCCCCGGTGGTGCTGTAGAGTGtttgtactgccccctgtggtgctGTAGAGTATTTGTACTGCCCCCGGTGGTGCTGTAGAGTATTTGTACTGCCCCCGGTGGTGCTGTAGAGTATTTGTACTGCCCCCGGTGGTAGTGTGTTGCTCACCCTCTTTAACCTCCTAGATTGGCGAGACGTTCGGGGCTTCATTCATGGAGGATACCAGACTCTGGAGAACCAGGAGGGGGAGCTGACGCCACAGGTGAGTGTCTGACACATGGGGGGGACTTCCCCAGACCTCCTCTGCAGGTACATACTGGGGGTCCACATGAGCCccaggagaccaggacttggccAATGTGACCCATGTGTCTGGAGATCCAGCCTGTGCCCCCCTGACAATACCCCCTGCCCCATGGCACTTCATTGAGCTCCATGTACTTGTTCTTATGTTGTGCCCCCTGCTGGCTGACCGGTGACCATGTCTCTATTTATCCCTctcttgtcacgccccctgctggCTGACCGGTGAccatgtccccccctcccccccccctcgacagtccccccccacattaggcgcagtatagttcccccacattaggcgcagtacagttcccccacattaggtgcagtacagttcacccacattaggtgcagtatagttccccacattaggcgcagtacagttccctcacattaggtgcagtacagttcccccacattaggtgcagtatagttcccccacattaagtgcagtacagttccccacattaggtgcagtatagttcccccacattaggcgcagtacagttccccccacattaggtgcagtacagttccccacattaggtgcagtacagttcccccacattaggtgcagtacagttcccccacattaggtacagtatagttccccacattaggtgcagtacagttcccccacattaggtgcagtatagttcccccacattaggtgcagtatagttcccccacattaggtgcagtatagtcccccacattaggtgcagtatagttccctcacattaggtgcagtatagttcccccacattaggtgcagtatagttcccccacattaggtgcagtatagttcccccacattaggtgcagtatagttccccacattaggtgcagtacagttcccccacattaggtacagtacagttcccccacattaggtgcagtacagttcccccacattaggtgcagtacagttccccacattaggtgcagtacagttcccccacattaggtgcagtatagttcccccacattaggtgcagtatagtcccccacattaggtgcagtatagttccctcacattaggtgcagtatagttcccccacattaggtgcagtatagttcccccacattaggtgcagtatagttcccccacattaggtgcagtatagttcccccacattaggtgcagtatagttcccccacattaggtgcagtatagttccccacattagatgcagtatagttcccccacattaggtgcagtatagttcccccacattaggtgcagtatagttcccccacattaggtgcagtatagttccccacattaggtgcagtatagttcccccacattaggtgcagtatagtttccccacattaggtgcagtacagttcccccacattagatcagTGACGTCCCCgcgtgcactacctcccggcaacccctgtgtttttaaagttaacgcggggccgccgcagagaggtaaccgctgggacatccttgtgtcctgacgGGGGCCTCATGCGGGCATGGGGcccagagcaggtgctccataACGCCAAtgatgatgatccggccctgggcaCGCCCCCTGCTGGCTGACTGGTGACCATGTCTCTATTTATCCCTCTCTTGACACGCCCCCTGCTGGCTGACCGGTGACCATGTCTCTATTTATCCCTCTCTTGACACGCCCCCTGCTGGCTGACTGGTGACCATGTCTCTATGTTGTCCCTCTCTTGGCACGCCCCCTGCTGGCTGACTGGTGACCATGTCTTTATGTTATCCCCCTctcttgtcacgccccctgctggCTGACTGGTGACCATGTCTCTATTTATCCTTCTCTTGGCACGCCCCCTGCTGGCTGACTGGTGACCATGTCTTTATGTTATCCCCCTCTCTAGTCACGCCCCCTGCTGGCTGACTGGTGACCATGTCTCTATTTATCCTTCTCTTGGCACGCCCCCTGCTGGCTGACTGGTGACCATGTCTTTATGTTATCCACCTCTTGTCATGCCCCCTGCTGGCTGACTGGTGACCATGTCTTTATGTTATCCCTctcttgtcacgccccctgctgcTGACACTGACTCCATGCTCCTGGTCAGTGACcatctcctctcctccagggtcCTGAATTTGCCATCTCCCATGAGGATTTTGTGAAGAGCGTCCTCCCGTCAGTGTCTGAGACGGACACCATCATCTTCCTTTTCACTCTGGACGGTAAGTTAACCCCTCCTATCTCTTGACCCAGGGGCCATCATGTCACAGCATAGCCCCAGTTCTTTACACCAAATAATGGGGCCACATGTGACACCCCAGAGCCCCCAACGACTGCCAAGGTCTGATGTCTCTTTTCTGTTGTCAGATGAAGTCACCGAAGTGGAGAAACTGGTGGAATTGGTAAAAGAGAAGACGTCAAACATCCACGCCATATGCCACGCCACCGCTGGACAGTACCTGCTGGTCAGTATTACCACGAGGCGCAGCACCTATGTCATAACTGGCCCGTGACATCATCAGACTGACCACAGACTGAGGACCCCCTGCCAATATCAGGGACCACGTTATTCAAGCTCCACACATTGTTACCACGTCTTATGTAACACTGTAGACTCCGCCACATTCCACAACTCTCTATTACATATAGGTAACATGTATTAGCAATTGTTCTCctagtcggaccccccccccccaacgctaCAATTATCACATCTAGGAtcagtgaggtcactgtgtatattctCCTCTAGAACTCGACCAAGAAGGTGATTCCGAACCCGATCATTATCACGTGGCCCATCCTGTTCCTGGAGTACGAGGGCGCCTTCATCCAGGTACACTCCTCTCTGTCCATCATTTGtccaccaagccatgaggtggaaagaactgcctgtagagctcagagacatgaCTGTCTATGTATCAGAgcaagaactgcctgtagagctcagacacagccctgtctatataaggtctcacagctgacaatgtatatcagagcaaacaccaagccatgaggaggaaagaactccctgtagagctcagacacagccctgtctatataaggtctcacatctgacaatgtatatcagagcaaacaccaagccatgagaaggaaagaactgcctgtagagatcagagacatgactgtctatatatcagagcaaacaccaagccatgagggggaaagaactgcctgtagagctcagacacagccctgtctatataaggtctcacagctgacaatgtatatcagagcaaacaccaagccatgagaaggaaagaactgcctgtagagctcagacacagccctgtctatataaggtctcacagctgacaatgtatatcagagcaaacaccaagtcatgagggggaaagaactgttgATGGCTAGTGGCTGtccggacattctgggagttgcagttttgcaaaatctgtttCTCGGCTTCCTCAGTGACCTGTGGGCCTAGGTATAGCTAATGTCAGTAATACCTCAAACATATAGGCCACATTGTCACTCGTTATGTCTTTAGTCAAGTTAAACCTGTGCTTGGCCCTAAAGTCCTACTGCAAGGACTACTTAGCTCAGCATTCTTCCCGAGGGGTTGATGAGGATAAAGCTGCCCAAGGGCCTCACAGCTCCTGGCAGTACCCAGGTTCCTGGCAGTGCACAGGTTGTGTAATAAACCTTTCCCCTCCGTCCCCAGCAGACGTTCCAGCGGGAGCTGAGCAGTAAGTGGATCCTGGACACGGTGACCAGCGGAGCCCACGTTCTTAAAGGAAAGATTTACCGCAACTTTATTGTGGATTTCAAGATCTGCAATTCCAAACACTTCCAGAGGGCAGCGTCGGTGCTGCAGGTGAGGCCTCTGCAGGTGACATTACACCGGTACCCATTATACTCCATCTAATTATATCTGCCTCCCACACAGCGTCTGAGCGGGCACCCCCAGTGCCGCTGCATCGAGACCCTGCTCCAGTCCATCTATGGAGAACAGACCCTGAGCGAGCAGATAAGGAACGCAGAGACTGCGCAGCACATCAGGGCCGCCGCGTCCAGGGACAAGGTGAGAGCCAGGGGCCACAGCCCGGAGCCCAGCATAGTGGTACAAAATCTACAGAGGGACCAGGTAACTACTGGGCCCCATAGCAGTGCCAAGTAGAGTGCCCATAGCAGTACCAGCAGAGTGCCCCAAAGTGGAAACAGCCAGGGTGCCCATAGCAATGCCAACAAgagtgccccatagtgatactaGCCAgagtgccccatagtgatactaGCCAgagtgccccatagtgatactaGCCAgagtgccccatagtgatactaGCCAgagtgccccatagtgatactaGCCAgagtgccccatagtgatactaGCCAGAGTG containing:
- the GCKR gene encoding glucokinase regulatory protein produces the protein MDAVECGPSYNTDWRDVRGFIHGGYQTLENQEGELTPQGPEFAISHEDFVKSVLPSVSETDTIIFLFTLDDEVTEVEKLVELVKEKTSNIHAICHATAGQYLLNSTKKVIPNPIIITWPILFLEYEGAFIQQTFQRELSSKWILDTVTSGAHVLKGKIYRNFIVDFKICNSKHFQRAASVLQRLSGHPQCRCIETLLQSIYGEQTLSEQIRNAETAQHIRAAASRDKVLPAAIVSLLRNCSVVEARARLESLESARAAIESSLNVPGRKRGAESSEMAGRSR